The Arachis ipaensis cultivar K30076 chromosome B07, Araip1.1, whole genome shotgun sequence genome includes a window with the following:
- the LOC107608984 gene encoding ribosomal L1 domain-containing protein 1, which produces MASAASPRIPTETVKNAVEALLKWRDSNSESHKPKLFDADEEFVYLVVTLKTIPHKSRVNPYKVPLPHSLLSPFNETCLIIDDRSKSKLTKQEAQKKIKANNVAVSKVLKLSKLASDYRPFEAKRKLCDSYDLFFADKRVVPLMPRLLGKKFFKKKKVPVQVDLTKKNWKEQVDKACSSALLFLGTGTCCVVKVAKVSMESEQIVENMMAAIEGVVEVVPKKWANVRSLHVKLYESLALPVFQAVPEVKLRIEGSKVEEAEKEKQTMEEEEEGEDHSGAKAVKKKKKGRIHEVRYMDSEVGEDNVEDVAGSEDDGGGVVMEEDLKDAGKGSGELANKKRKKGALSELSSVKELKKSVKRSGKKDKSAKVMKENSIKKNQNSELSVEDGDSGKKGKNIKKKLSLLKSEEADLKKKVRAKKSKKAA; this is translated from the coding sequence ATGGCTTCCGCAGCCTCTCCAAGAATACCCACCGAGACGGTGAAGAACGCCGTGGAGGCTCTCCTGAAGTGGCGAGATTCCAATTCCGAGTCTCACAAACCCAAACTCTTCGACGCCGACGAAGAATTCGTTTACTTAGTCGTCACTCTGAAAACCATCCCTCACAAATCCCGCGTTAACCCTTACAAGGTCCCTTTACCCCACTCTCTCCTCTCTCCCTTCAACGAGACTTGCCTCATCATCGACGACAGGTCCAAATCCAAACTCACTAAACAAGAAGCTCAAAAGAAGATCAAGGCCAATAACGTCGCCGTTTCCAAGGTCCTCAAGTTGTCGAAGCTGGCCTCCGATTACCGCCCTTTTGAGGCGAAGCGGAAGCTCTGTGATTCATATGATCTTTTTTTCGCTGATAAGAGAGTGGTGCCTTTGATGCCCAGGCTGTTGGGGAAGAAATTCtttaagaagaagaaggtgcCGGTGCAGGTGGACTTGACTAAGAAGAATTGGAAGGAGCAGGTGGATAAGGCGTGTTCGTCGGCGCTTCTGTTTCTTGGAACGGGGACTTGTTGTGTTGTGAAGGTTGCCAAGGTTTCCATGGAGAGCGAGCAGATTGTTGAGAATATGATGGCTGCCATTGAGGGGGTTGTTGAGGTTGTGCCGAAGAAGTGGGCGAATGTGAGGTCCTTGCATGTTAAGCTTTACGAGTCGCTGGCGCTGCCTGTTTTCCAGGCTGTTCCGGAGGTGAAGTTGAGGATTGAGGGAAGTAAGGTTGAGGAGGCGGAGAAAGAGAAGCAGACgatggaggaggaggaagagggcGAAGACCATAGTGGCGCGAAGgcggtgaagaagaagaagaaggggaggATTCATGAAGTTAGATACATGGATAGCGAAGTTGGTGAGGATAATGTTGAAGATGTGGCAGGTAGTGAGGATGATGGTGGTGGTGTTGTTATGGAGGAAGATTTAAAGGATGCTGGAAAAGGTAGTGGAGAATTGGCGaataagaagaggaagaaaggggCATTGAGTGAGTTGAGCAGTGTCAAAGAATTGAAAAAATCTGTTAAGAGAAGTGGTAAAAAGGATAAATCTGCGAAAGTGATGAAGGAAAATTCCATCAAGAAGAATCAGAATAGTGAATTATCTGTTGAGGATGGAGATTCAGGAAAGAAGGGGAAGAATATCAAGAAGAAACTATCTCTATTGAAGTCAGAAGAAgctgatttgaaaaagaaagtgaggGCCAAGAAAAGTAAGAAGGCTGCTTAA